In Erythrolamprus reginae isolate rEryReg1 chromosome 9, rEryReg1.hap1, whole genome shotgun sequence, the genomic window TGAGCTGTTGAGATAACTAAAGGGGTGATAGCACTTTAAATGGAGTATCGGCTTCATGCAATGTCTCTCATTTTGCGAGCCTTCCTTGAACCCACAGCTTTTGGGCTGACGGGCTCATTGTCTGCTGCAGCTCAAAGGAGTTTCCAGTTCAGCCTGGGTGGTTTTGTTTGAGCTCACGAGAACAACCCACAGCCCTATTCCTTTGCTCGTGCAAGAGGAGTTAAATTACGTCCCCCATCTCCAAAACCCTCCTCCCCCTGATCTTGTTGGACGGGGAGACCCTTGAGCTGGAATCTAGGAGGAGTGAAGCCTCCTGGGAGTTTAACCAGGCTGCCCCCATTCGCCgggctccctccttccttccacaaGTAGCCCCTTCATCAGCCAGACATTGATTTacaccctaggacagtgatggcgaacccatggcacgggtgccacagttggcacgcggagccatatctgctggcacgcgacccgttgccctagctcagctccaaagtgcatgtgtgtgccggacagTTGATTTTTGGTTCGTACAGAGGCCctggggggggtgtttttggctttcggagagcccccggggggatggctgagggcgtttttaccctctcccagctccagggaagtctttggagcctggggagggcgaaacacaagcctactgggccctccagaagttgggaaacaggccatttccggcctccagggggcctccagggggtgaagctgtttttgtcctccccaggcattgaattatgagtgtgggcactcaacGCATGAGCAATAGCATCCacacatgctttttcagcacccgaggaaaaaaaggttcaccatcactgctctagtctaaCCTTCTTCCCACTTCCGCCCCGTACTGTAGTTTCGGGGACCCACACTGGTGATCAATAAGAAGACCATATTTGGGTCAAGGTTGGTGGAGGAGCTGGAGGGTTTCTACTGCTGCCCTGGGAAGGTGTTTTCGGCTTTCAGAGAGCCACCGGGGAGGGATGgttgagggcgtttttaccctccagagatacctttggagcctggggagggtgaaacacaagcctactgggcccaccagaagttgggaaacaggccattttcggcctccagggggcctccggagcatgggggaaggtgtttttggcattgaattatgggtgtgggcacttgcacatgtacgCACATTCTTTCtccacccgagggaaaaaaagtttcgccatccctGCCCTAGGAGTTGAAATTCCCTCCCAGGCTTCCTTCGGCTGTGGATTCTGGTAGCCATAAAGACAAAATGGCATCTGCTCAGGGTTGGGACTAAACTAGAGGTCCTGCTTGAGAGCTGGAGAGAAACGGGGGGGCTGGGCTTATTCTGTGGTTAGCGTGCTGAACACGCACAGCCTTCCTTCGTGCCCTCTTCTTGCCTCCGCTAAAATTCCTCCCGTGGAAGCGTGACTCTGTGTGTCAGTACGAGGGAGATGGATGGCAACCAGCACACAACTGTGTTGTTGACTCTTTTGTACGTATTTGGAGGAGAATGCAAAGCCGGAGTGGAGGAGAAACACACTCACCCGCCTGCCTGcacacacaaccacacacacacacacactgatctgCCTTCAACTCCcggcatttgtttatttgtttgtaaaGCAGAACCAATGACAAAGCCACAACAATTCAAGGTGAAAAGTTGGGCGGggcggagagagacagagagacagagagaaagagagagagagagagagaagaggaggcggggaggaagaaaaaatatgCGTTGACTTTAATCCTCCcgttttttgctttccccccccctctctctccccgcaGATAACAAGGCCCAGCCATGCAGTCCTTTCGCGAAAGGTGTGGTTTCCATGGCAACCAGCAGAACTACCAGCCGACTTCCTCGCAAGATTCATCACGCCTGGAGAATTACAGGCATCAAAGCCCAGCCTGCGAACGTCAGAGGCTGGTGACAAAAGAGTATTACAGCCCCCAGCAGCCCCCTCCTCCGCTGCCCCCGTTGCCGTACCAAGCCTTTGGTGAAAACAGCGCCGTGGAGAAGTATCACCGGGGAAGCAATAAGCCGTTGCGCAGCCAGCAGCTGCCCAGCAGGCCGGCGTCCTTCCCCAATTACCCCATCCAAGAGAATAGCCCCTACCCTTCCCGCTACGCTGGAGAGGACACCCTGCAGGGGTGGGGGTccccacagcagcagcagcaacagcagccgccaccgcctccacAGCCTTTGCCTGGCGGGGTGGCCAAGTACGAGGATAACCTGATGAAAAAGACAGTGACCCCGTCCAGTAGCAGGCAGTACCATGAACAGACGCCACAGCTGCCCTTCCGAAGTCACTCCTTGCAcctccagcagcagcagccgggaCCCCAGCCCTCCCCCCTGACGTACCCCAAGCTTCCCAGGCAGAAGATGCCAAGCGAGGTGTCCTCCTCGCTCTCCTTCCCGCAAGGGTCCCACTTTCCGCAGCATTCCCAGTCCTTCCCGGCTTCCTCCACCTTCACGTCGGTCCAAAGTGGGGGCCAGACCCCTCACTCTTACAAAAGTTGCAACCCTCCACCTGCCCCACCCACGCACGAAAGGGGTCTGGGCAGTGCCGCTAACTTGCCCGCCGCACAACGGGTCCAAGGTTTGCACAGCTACCAGCCCAACCGGATCAGCTACGAGCAGCAGCCGCAACAGCCGCCACCTCCGCCCCCACCTCCTCCACCGCCACCACCGCCACCTTCTTTGCAAGGGAGGCACCATGCTCAGGAGGCGCTGCACTATCAAAACCTAGCGAAATACCAACATTATAACCCGCCAGGACAGAGTTACTGCCAAGCTGACGCTCCAGTGAGGACCCCGGACCAGTATTACCAAACGTTTAGCCCTAGCTCGAGTCACTCTCCGGCTCGTTCCGTTGGCAGGTCCCCATCCTATAGTTCAACGCCTTCTCCGTTGATGCCTAACTTAGAGAACTTCCAATACAGCCAGCAGTCGCTGACCGCTGGGACCTTCCCAGCCAGTCTGGCTGACCATAGCCACTTCATGCCTTTGCTGAACCCGTCGCCCACCGATGGGGCGAGCTCCGACTCCCAGCCCCCTGCCAACTGCAAGAACCTGTCAAAGGAGAAGATCCCCGAGAACCTCTTGTCGGACCTGAGTCTCCAAAGCCTCACGGCCCTGACCTCTCAAGTGGAAAACATCTCCAACACTGTCCAGCAGCTGCTCCTGTCCAAGTCCACGGGGATGCCTCAGAAGAAGGGCATCAAAAATTCACCAAGGACCCCAGAGCAACTCAAGGGACAGCACTGCAGCCCTGAGGGCAACAGTTATTCTGCAGAGCAAGCAGGGACTCCACACTCGGACCCCCTCAGCGCCCCACAGTCGGTCCACGCCGAAACCCAAGACACCGATTACCTGAGCGGCTCCGAAGACCAGCTGGAGAGGAGCTTCTTGTACTGCAGTCAAAGCCGTAGCCCAGCTCGGGTCAACAGCAATTCCAAACCCAAGCCCGAATCTGTGTCTACCTGCTCAGTGACGTCTCCGGATGACATGTCGACCAAATCTGACGATTCCTTCCAAAGCATCCATACCAGCCTGCCCTTGGAGAGCTTCACCAAGTTTGTCGCCGGCGAAAGAGACTGTCCCCGGTTGCTCCTCAGCGCCCTTTCCCAAGAGGAGCTAGCGTCTGAAATTATCGGCCTGCAGGATGCGATCAACGAGAAAGCAGAGAAAGGCTGGGCCAATTCTCCCGCTCCGAACAAAGACCCAGACAAGTCACCTTTCCGCTTGGAGAACCACAGGACTTGCCTTGACTCGGTGGTCAAAAGCCCCTGGTCCAACCAGGGGGACTCCAATGCTCTTGCTGAGCCCTTGAAGATAGACAAAGGGCTGGGACGCAACAACGGGAAGAATTTCACCGAGGAAGTTTATGACACCTCCCAGGTGTCCTTCGCAACCACCGAGACCAAGAGTTCCCTCAAAACCACCAGCTCTGTGGGCTACAACACCAAGCCAAACATCTCCGTGGCCACCTCCAGTTCTGAGACCCCTGGAAGTTTCAGCTGCTATTCCAACGCCACTTCCAACTCAGTGAGTTCTGAGAACGCCATGGAGAACTTTGAGTGGCCGGATGAGAACCTCAGCGACACCTGGAAAGAGCTTGGCTCCAGCCTCCAACCATCGGACCTTCCCAAGAGTTTGTTCTCTGGCAAACTGAGCGAGCCTTccgaggagaaaaaaaatgcctCTTGCTTGAGCCTCTGTGGTCCCGAAGGGTCAAATGAAGGCGAGGGAATCACAGGATTTGGTCAGCAGCAGCAGGCCAGCAAAGGGGAGGCCTTAAATTACGATGAGGCCACAAGGACGGAGAGTGAGCAGTGGCTGGAGGACACTGCCAGGAACTCCTGTTCAGGAGAAGACTTCAGCGAACTGCCCATGATGTCTTCTCCGGACCTGAAGGAATCTGATTTGGAACCTGAAGAGTATTCCTCCTTGTGTGAACTAGCTGGCTCTGAGCAAAAGACTCTGACTTACGATGCCTTCACCCCCAAACCTGCAGAGAACGCTCCAGTACTCTCTCTCCAAGATACTCCAGGATCAGCGGAAGAAGCCCCCAACACGGTCGAGAAAGAGAACACCGCTCCTCCTCCTCGTTTGTCTGATCCATCCGTTATCCTGTTAGGACCGGCCGTTGGCACAGACACAAAAGTGAAAAGCTGGTTTGAAACTTCTCTGCATCACTTGAAATCCAAGGAAGAGTCAGCAGTTGGTGAAAATGTCCCTCAAGATAAGACCGAGACGTCGACTACCTTGCTGTTGAAGAAACAAGTCCTACCAGATAAGCTGACAATAACATCGGAACCCACCTCCAGAGGTAAAAGTCTTCGGACTAAAAAGCTGCAGTGTAGGCTCTCAGGTGGAGAAGAACCAATTCAGTCCATGTCAAATCCATGCTCAGGCCTCCAAGCCGCTGGCCTGGTGGCCAATACGTGCCCAGCTCCCAACAACTTGATTGAAATGCCCAGTAAGAACACGCATGGCCAGACTCCCAGGTTCCCCACGGAGGGCTTGCCGGCCAGAATGTGTACCCGTTCCTTTACTGCAATGACCGAGCCACGAATGCCTGACCCTCTGGAAGGTGCCAAAGCTTCAACCCCACATGAGAAGTTGGCAGGTAAGAAGTCCATGTGTGTTTTGAAAGAAAGAGCGGCCTTCAAAGCTAGGAAGGCCAACGGGAAGACCTCGCCCTGCAATCCGTCCCCTCCCCTCATCCCCAACTTGACCCAGAACGAAGACTCTGCCGTCCCCAAGGCCAAAGAAGCCGACGCTGTAGAAACCGAGATGAAAGACCAACAATCCATGATTCTCCGCTCCAGGACCCGGACTCAGGAGGTCTTCTACACCAAGCGAAGGAGAGAGAAGAACATGGTGGAAGTGGACTTCAGAAACACCAAACTGCCCAGGAAGATGTTCGCCAACAATCTCCTGCCAGGGTCTTTCAAGATCAGCTCTGAGAAGGAGAGCAAGCTGGGCAAACAAATGAAAGCCAGGCCGGAATTGGTGGGCAAGATAGTGGACAGGCCACTCCACGCCCTGAAAAGAAAGTCTGTTTTCCTGCCCCCGATTCCTGCTAAGAAACGGAACCTGATTCTACGAAGCAACAATCACAGCAGCGGCGGCagcggagggaaggaagagaagccaGACGTGTCTTCTGGCCTTTTTAAGCGGATGCCGTCCTCCAGGCGAGCCAACGTGAAACCATCTCCCAAGAACGCCTGTGAAGTGATGCTCAAGTCCCCCCAGGCAAAAGAAAACCCCGGGGTCTGCATCAAAATCACCTCCCGGGCTTCCTTCCAGGGCGCTATGAAGACCAAAGTGCTGCCTCCAAGGAAAGGAAGAGGCTTGAAGCTGGAAGCGATAGTGCAGAAGATCACCTCGCCCAACCTGAAAAAGTTTGCCTGCCGAACGGTGTCCACCCCTGCCATCCTTCCCCTGGCCACGGCTGCTGCCACCGCCCATGGTAATCCTCTCAGCCCTTCCCTTCCAGAGCGGGAGCAGGCCTCAAAGAATACGAGCGGGACCCCAGCCGTGGGGGAAGCTCGGCCATTAAACCAGGCTTTGTCACAAAAGGCTCCCGCCGCCGCAGCAGCCGAGCAATTATGCAGGAACCCGAACAACAGATCCTTCAGAGGGAAACTAATGAACAGTAAGAAACTGTCCTCCAACTGCTTCAAGGGTGAGGCCTATTCATCTCCCGAGACGTTGCAGCTCGGCGGCGACAGCATGGCTGCAAGCACCACCCTCTGCCTGCTGCCCAAGAAGAGGAACCGAAAGGGGAGAGCCTCCTCCTTCCACGTGGCCAAAAATAGCTTGGAGAAGTGCCCTCACCTCGGCCCGGCTTTGTTCCTCGCTGCCCAAGAGAAACCTGGGGTGGTGGCGGTGGCTACGGCAGCCGGGAAAGGCGACGAGGgacaaagggaagggaaaaagccCAGAGGAGAAGACAAAGGCTTGGGGAACGCCGAGAGTGTGGAAGGGAGGGCCCAGACCCAGACCCGGGCCCAGAAGCAGCGAGCCCACCATGCCAACTACAATGGCTACACCAAGAGACAGAGGAAGCACCACAAGCGCCGGAAGGTCCAAAGCGTGCCCTCGCGGTGCAAAAATAAGTCCCGGCGACAGCACCAGCAGCAAGCGCCTCTCCTGAGCCCCGCGGAGCCCGAGATCCGGCTCAAGTACATCTCCTGCAAGCGCCTGAGGACAGACAGCCGAGCTCCGCCCTTCTCACCGTACATCCGGATGGAGAAGTGGGATGACTTCCTCACCACCTGCACCGTCGTCAACTGCCCAGCCGAAGAGGCGAAACTCCACAACGAGCAGCATCAGCACACGTCTTCGTTTTCTTCTTTGTCTGCCCAAGCTGGGCTTTGGGGGACCGCTTGCCTGCGGCCTCCAGCCATCCTACCTCTGTCGTCCATGATGCACCTCGGGCCGGTGGTCTCCAAGGCCCTCAACACTGCCTGCTTGGTCTGCTGCTTGTGCCGCCAACCGGCCAATTACAAAGACCAGGGGGACCTCTGCGGGCCGTACTACCCCGAGGACTGCCTGCCGAAGAAGAAATCGAGGCTGAAAGAGAAGGTCAAAGTGGAAGCCCTGGGGGAAGGGCCCCCTcccgccccctcctcctcctcctcgctggCAGAAAGGCTGCTCAAGGCAACAGATAACAGTTGCGCAACTGGTACGCTGCTGGGTGGAAAGGCGCCAAGGTTGGACAGTGGCGCTGACTCAGCGAGACAAAGCGCTCTCCGCTCGAGTTCAAGGGGGCTGTTCAGGAAACTGCAAAGCTGTTACTGTTGCGATGAGAGGACAGAGGGAGAGGAGGCTACGGCGGGGGTGCCGGTAGCAGCGGCGGTTGAGAAGCTTCGGAGGCACGAATGCGGCAAGGCCGATTTGCCCCTGCCGGACCCCGCTGGAGAGACGCAGGAGCACTGGGTTCACGAAGCCTGTGCTGTATGGACAGCTGGGGTGTACCTGGTGGCAGGGAAGCTGTATGGACTGCAGGAGGCAATAAAGATGGCGGTGGATGTGGTAAGAGGAATTCCCCGGGAGTGTAACGGTGGGGACAGAAACAATGACAGGCTCACCTCAAGGAAGAGGgaggtgggaagggaaggagggcaaaCTGGGATCTACTCAGATCTGTCTCTGCAGTAGCCTTTGGGGAATAGCCAAGAAATCCAGCCCAGTCCGTCTGATCCTAATGATCTCCCCCCAGTTGCTTCTCGCTGGATCAACTCTAAAGTTTTCCTACTTAATGGTTCAGTCGATGTCCTGTCAGGTTTATTTTCTTGCTTGGGGAAAACAGAGACTCCTTATAAAAGTATAAGAAGAGCACAGTTGTATCCAAGTCCTGAGTTTGCAAACTAAGGTCTGAAGACTAATTAAggagaacatttgtagctcagggtgttCATGAGAGTTCCTTGGTGCACGCTTgagtgagcttggttgttttcctgcagatgtttcataaccCTACTAGGTAGCACCATCAATGCTATAAGGGAGTGGAGTttgcaggggggagaggaggaagaggaggaggaagagaactgTGGGGTCCAcggtgctgtctgagcttggttgttcttCTGCAGaaatttcatgacccaactatgtAACACCACCCATGCTTGAAGGAAGTGGGGTTttcaggaaggaggaagaggaggggagagaggactgGAAGCTCCTTGTTGCTCTTTGAGCTTCGTTTTTTCCTTGCAGAAACTTCATTACCCAAACGAGGTAAAACAACACGTGGTGTTACCCAGTTTGGGCAATGAAAcagccaagcttagagagcaccaggGACTTCTCAAACTCAAGGCTTGGGTATAACGAGGCTTTCTTCCGTTCTTACAGGGAGTATAATCCCACAAGGAGGCTTGGGGGCCTTCTGGCTTCCTACACAATTGTGTTTGGCCAAAGAGGGGTCCTGGGAAGAAGCCCCTGTCCAAGTAACTCCGTGGGTATGTGTGGAGGGAGGAAGACCAATCTCTGCCTCTCTCGAGTTGCTGGGGGCTCCCTGGAGGCTTTCAGAGGGTGGGTAGAGTGCCATTTCTGGTCGGTGCCTCTTGCGTGCCCACCAGTGGAGCAGAAAGGCTGTGGGTCTTTGTGGCTGACCATGTTGTGGTATGTTCACAGAGGTCCCTTTCAGCAAGAGTTGGTGGTAGCTACTGCAACGTTCTGCAGGTCTGATTATgcattctcccccacccccaaagtgAAACAATGGGAATGATTTGCTtgttatgaatagaatagaatggaatagaatagaattttattggccaagtgtgattggacacacaaggaatttgtcttggtgcagatgctctcagcgtacataaaagaaaatatacatttgtcaagaatcatgtggtacgacacttaatgatggtc contains:
- the RAI1 gene encoding retinoic acid-induced protein 1, with the translated sequence MQSFRERCGFHGNQQNYQPTSSQDSSRLENYRHQSPACERQRLVTKEYYSPQQPPPPLPPLPYQAFGENSAVEKYHRGSNKPLRSQQLPSRPASFPNYPIQENSPYPSRYAGEDTLQGWGSPQQQQQQQPPPPPQPLPGGVAKYEDNLMKKTVTPSSSRQYHEQTPQLPFRSHSLHLQQQQPGPQPSPLTYPKLPRQKMPSEVSSSLSFPQGSHFPQHSQSFPASSTFTSVQSGGQTPHSYKSCNPPPAPPTHERGLGSAANLPAAQRVQGLHSYQPNRISYEQQPQQPPPPPPPPPPPPPPPSLQGRHHAQEALHYQNLAKYQHYNPPGQSYCQADAPVRTPDQYYQTFSPSSSHSPARSVGRSPSYSSTPSPLMPNLENFQYSQQSLTAGTFPASLADHSHFMPLLNPSPTDGASSDSQPPANCKNLSKEKIPENLLSDLSLQSLTALTSQVENISNTVQQLLLSKSTGMPQKKGIKNSPRTPEQLKGQHCSPEGNSYSAEQAGTPHSDPLSAPQSVHAETQDTDYLSGSEDQLERSFLYCSQSRSPARVNSNSKPKPESVSTCSVTSPDDMSTKSDDSFQSIHTSLPLESFTKFVAGERDCPRLLLSALSQEELASEIIGLQDAINEKAEKGWANSPAPNKDPDKSPFRLENHRTCLDSVVKSPWSNQGDSNALAEPLKIDKGLGRNNGKNFTEEVYDTSQVSFATTETKSSLKTTSSVGYNTKPNISVATSSSETPGSFSCYSNATSNSVSSENAMENFEWPDENLSDTWKELGSSLQPSDLPKSLFSGKLSEPSEEKKNASCLSLCGPEGSNEGEGITGFGQQQQASKGEALNYDEATRTESEQWLEDTARNSCSGEDFSELPMMSSPDLKESDLEPEEYSSLCELAGSEQKTLTYDAFTPKPAENAPVLSLQDTPGSAEEAPNTVEKENTAPPPRLSDPSVILLGPAVGTDTKVKSWFETSLHHLKSKEESAVGENVPQDKTETSTTLLLKKQVLPDKLTITSEPTSRGKSLRTKKLQCRLSGGEEPIQSMSNPCSGLQAAGLVANTCPAPNNLIEMPSKNTHGQTPRFPTEGLPARMCTRSFTAMTEPRMPDPLEGAKASTPHEKLAGKKSMCVLKERAAFKARKANGKTSPCNPSPPLIPNLTQNEDSAVPKAKEADAVETEMKDQQSMILRSRTRTQEVFYTKRRREKNMVEVDFRNTKLPRKMFANNLLPGSFKISSEKESKLGKQMKARPELVGKIVDRPLHALKRKSVFLPPIPAKKRNLILRSNNHSSGGSGGKEEKPDVSSGLFKRMPSSRRANVKPSPKNACEVMLKSPQAKENPGVCIKITSRASFQGAMKTKVLPPRKGRGLKLEAIVQKITSPNLKKFACRTVSTPAILPLATAAATAHGNPLSPSLPEREQASKNTSGTPAVGEARPLNQALSQKAPAAAAAEQLCRNPNNRSFRGKLMNSKKLSSNCFKGEAYSSPETLQLGGDSMAASTTLCLLPKKRNRKGRASSFHVAKNSLEKCPHLGPALFLAAQEKPGVVAVATAAGKGDEGQREGKKPRGEDKGLGNAESVEGRAQTQTRAQKQRAHHANYNGYTKRQRKHHKRRKVQSVPSRCKNKSRRQHQQQAPLLSPAEPEIRLKYISCKRLRTDSRAPPFSPYIRMEKWDDFLTTCTVVNCPAEEAKLHNEQHQHTSSFSSLSAQAGLWGTACLRPPAILPLSSMMHLGPVVSKALNTACLVCCLCRQPANYKDQGDLCGPYYPEDCLPKKKSRLKEKVKVEALGEGPPPAPSSSSSLAERLLKATDNSCATGTLLGGKAPRLDSGADSARQSALRSSSRGLFRKLQSCYCCDERTEGEEATAGVPVAAAVEKLRRHECGKADLPLPDPAGETQEHWVHEACAVWTAGVYLVAGKLYGLQEAIKMAVDVRCSGCQRVGATIGCCHKACTQIFHYTCAIEAGCLLAEDTFLLNCPKHKTQLL